In Reichenbachiella agarivorans, one genomic interval encodes:
- a CDS encoding SMP-30/gluconolactonase/LRE family protein, translated as MMKKSILVLAVAGLISCGEKNTKDSEAPKLAANEWNAALFYEDQNELGEGAIWNHMTNELWSIDIEGKKFFRLNVSTKKRAVHQLEQRIGTIVPATDGRAVLALQDGIYYYDLDSSKLDLIVSPEAEISNMRFNDGKCDPSGRLWVGSMHLDQIDDAAALYKIDSSGNSIQMLDSVTISNGIAWSADKKTMFYIDTPDGKVRVFDYDDATGTISNERYMMDFSEYGYPDGSTIDAEDNLWVCLWNGGKVLRIDTKTGTISGQIHVPAHNITSCAFGGKNLDSLFITSARVDMRASELDAMPLSGSVFVAVPGVKGVKASFFAN; from the coding sequence ATGATGAAAAAATCAATACTAGTGTTGGCTGTGGCTGGTCTCATATCTTGTGGAGAAAAAAACACCAAAGACAGTGAAGCCCCAAAGCTTGCGGCCAATGAATGGAATGCTGCATTGTTCTATGAAGATCAAAACGAACTGGGTGAGGGAGCAATCTGGAATCATATGACCAACGAGTTGTGGTCAATTGATATAGAAGGCAAGAAGTTTTTTCGACTCAATGTATCTACCAAAAAAAGAGCCGTACACCAGCTGGAGCAAAGAATCGGTACCATCGTACCAGCGACCGATGGCAGAGCAGTATTGGCACTACAAGACGGTATCTACTACTATGACTTGGACAGTAGTAAATTGGACTTGATAGTCAGTCCCGAGGCTGAGATCTCCAACATGCGCTTCAATGACGGCAAATGCGACCCTTCAGGGCGATTGTGGGTAGGATCCATGCACCTCGACCAGATAGATGATGCAGCCGCACTTTACAAAATCGATTCAAGCGGCAACTCCATTCAGATGCTAGACAGCGTCACCATTTCCAATGGGATCGCATGGAGCGCGGATAAAAAAACCATGTTTTACATAGACACGCCTGATGGCAAGGTCAGAGTTTTCGACTATGATGATGCCACGGGTACTATTTCCAACGAGCGCTACATGATGGATTTCTCTGAATATGGCTATCCTGACGGAAGCACCATCGACGCAGAAGACAATCTCTGGGTGTGTCTCTGGAATGGAGGCAAAGTACTGAGAATAGACACCAAAACAGGAACGATCTCAGGACAAATCCATGTCCCTGCTCACAACATTACTTCTTGTGCTTTTGGAGGTAAAAACCTAGACTCGCTGTTCATCACATCGGCACGTGTGGATATGAGAGCGAGCGAACTGGATGCTATGCCACTATCGGGCAGTGTCTTTGTCGCTGTACCTGGTGTAAAGGGCGTAAAGGCGTCCTTCTTTGCCAACTAG
- a CDS encoding TetR/AcrR family transcriptional regulator, which yields MRPQKIEEQEMLNGFAKLFKEKGYEGTSLAELALVTGLKKASLYHRFPQGKEEMAKAVLLNINNWVEEHVFNTLTNQLLSPAERLKNGLQFIKKLYEEGNAPCLLQAFSMQSGINIFSQLINDSMSYWVDAFTNIGLAFGLNQSVAKEKATQVLIEIQGSLIVSRGFNNPKIFINTLNNIETLYTKE from the coding sequence ATGAGACCACAAAAGATAGAGGAACAGGAAATGCTTAATGGCTTTGCAAAACTTTTTAAAGAGAAGGGCTATGAGGGGACAAGCTTGGCTGAATTAGCTCTGGTCACTGGATTAAAAAAAGCAAGCTTGTATCATCGGTTTCCCCAAGGAAAAGAAGAAATGGCAAAAGCTGTATTGCTAAATATTAATAATTGGGTAGAAGAACACGTCTTCAATACCCTTACCAATCAGTTGCTTTCTCCAGCAGAGCGACTTAAAAATGGATTGCAGTTCATTAAAAAACTGTACGAAGAGGGTAACGCTCCTTGTCTTTTACAAGCCTTTTCAATGCAATCTGGGATAAACATATTTAGCCAACTTATAAATGACTCTATGTCATATTGGGTGGATGCTTTTACAAATATTGGATTAGCATTTGGTTTAAACCAATCTGTAGCAAAAGAAAAAGCTACTCAGGTACTTATTGAAATTCAAGGTAGCTTGATTGTTTCAAGAGGTTTTAATAATCCAAAAATTTTTATTAATACCTTAAATAATATTGAAACCCTATATACTAAAGAGTAA
- the truA gene encoding tRNA pseudouridine(38-40) synthase TruA: MKRKYFFYLIEFQYLGYRYHGFQKQPNVKTIQLRLEKTLNHVLGHKEHKTLAAGRTDAMVSVNQSYFELFVQEELHTQEFFQELNKNLPSDIRALSIKQVDEKFNIIQHSKIKEYLYLFSFGAKNHPFAAPYICHIREPLDIPLMTEAASLYQGKHNFQNFVHKPSEKTVFEREILHSEIVINDIYTANFFPEQSYIFRVSGPGFMRYQVRMMVGALFSLGKGEIDLEEFKLSLIEKRKEPYTYIAPATGLVLNSVTY, from the coding sequence ATGAAGCGGAAATACTTTTTCTACCTCATAGAATTTCAATATTTGGGATACCGCTACCATGGATTCCAAAAACAACCCAACGTGAAAACGATCCAGCTCAGGCTAGAAAAAACGCTCAACCACGTACTAGGACACAAAGAGCACAAAACACTAGCCGCAGGCAGAACAGACGCCATGGTCTCTGTCAATCAATCTTATTTCGAACTGTTCGTCCAAGAAGAACTCCATACGCAGGAGTTTTTTCAAGAACTAAACAAAAATCTACCATCAGATATTCGAGCCTTAAGCATCAAGCAGGTAGATGAAAAATTCAACATCATACAGCACTCCAAAATCAAAGAGTATTTGTATCTGTTTTCTTTTGGAGCCAAGAACCACCCCTTTGCAGCGCCATATATCTGTCACATCAGAGAACCCCTCGATATCCCACTGATGACCGAGGCTGCCAGTTTGTACCAAGGCAAACACAACTTTCAGAATTTCGTCCACAAACCATCAGAAAAGACGGTATTCGAACGAGAAATCCTGCATAGTGAAATCGTCATCAATGACATCTATACAGCCAACTTCTTTCCAGAGCAAAGCTACATTTTTCGGGTATCTGGCCCAGGATTCATGAGGTATCAGGTCAGGATGATGGTCGGGGCACTATTCAGCCTTGGCAAAGGAGAAATAGATCTGGAAGAGTTCAAATTGTCTTTGATCGAAAAACGAAAGGAACCCTATACCTACATCGCTCCCGCGACTGGTTTGGTACTCAATTCGGTTACCTATTAG
- a CDS encoding gamma-glutamylcyclotransferase family protein, protein MSPKEYLFVYGTLMQSFDNPYAQLLRSNSTLIGEGYMLGRLYLIEHYPGVIVSTVSEERVYGQLFELSDNHQEVLDQLDPYEGIGAQFSAPQEYVREKVSIHCAQGTIQSWVYIYNRPIKEENYLVSGVFTHIPDRLL, encoded by the coding sequence GTGAGTCCAAAAGAATATTTGTTTGTGTACGGGACTTTGATGCAGTCTTTTGACAATCCCTATGCCCAACTGCTGCGCAGCAATTCCACTCTGATAGGAGAGGGATACATGCTGGGTAGACTGTATTTAATTGAGCATTATCCTGGCGTCATAGTCTCGACGGTGTCTGAGGAAAGGGTCTATGGTCAATTGTTTGAGTTGAGTGACAATCATCAGGAAGTCTTGGATCAGCTAGATCCCTATGAAGGTATCGGAGCTCAATTCTCAGCGCCACAAGAATATGTGCGAGAGAAAGTCTCGATTCATTGCGCACAAGGCACAATTCAATCTTGGGTCTATATCTACAATAGACCAATCAAGGAAGAAAATTACCTGGTTTCGGGAGTATTTACCCATATACCAGATCGACTGTTGTGA
- a CDS encoding PorV/PorQ family protein, which translates to MKTNLFILLGTLAIQLDLFGQNGDYAMGARSSAIAGTSVTISDGWALFNNIGALADAEKIAVFGSYRNLYGIPELSSIAAGATLPIWNGVFGVGVFRYGGDLLNEQRAHMGYSHRLGIVSLGLNLGYYQLNIENGGSTGNLMIDFGGRAELTKHLYFGAHVSNINQAKLSKQTGELVPTYMKTGLSYRPNSDLMLNTEVEKNLDDPLSFKIGMEYQIIEWVALRLGFKTEPFISNFGIGLNPKNLSIDYAYSIHPDLGGINQVSFAYYFGSKKSLE; encoded by the coding sequence ATGAAAACCAACCTTTTCATCCTACTTGGAACTCTTGCGATCCAACTTGACCTCTTTGGTCAAAATGGCGACTATGCCATGGGAGCCAGATCGAGTGCCATTGCAGGTACTAGCGTCACTATTTCGGACGGATGGGCACTATTCAACAACATTGGGGCTTTGGCGGATGCCGAAAAAATAGCCGTCTTTGGTTCTTACCGCAATCTCTATGGTATTCCTGAGTTGTCCAGCATAGCAGCAGGCGCAACCCTACCCATTTGGAATGGTGTATTCGGTGTAGGGGTCTTCCGCTACGGTGGCGATCTACTCAACGAACAACGGGCTCACATGGGATATAGTCACCGCTTAGGCATAGTCAGCCTGGGACTAAATCTTGGTTACTACCAACTAAACATCGAAAATGGTGGCTCCACTGGCAACCTCATGATTGATTTTGGAGGACGTGCCGAGCTCACCAAGCACCTGTACTTTGGCGCGCATGTGTCCAACATCAACCAAGCCAAACTCTCCAAACAAACAGGCGAACTAGTACCTACATACATGAAAACGGGCCTGAGCTACCGACCCAATTCTGATCTGATGCTCAATACCGAGGTAGAAAAGAACCTAGACGACCCTCTCTCCTTCAAAATCGGAATGGAATACCAAATCATAGAATGGGTGGCACTGCGTTTGGGTTTCAAGACAGAGCCATTTATCAGCAACTTCGGGATCGGGTTGAATCCCAAAAACCTGAGTATAGATTACGCCTATAGCATTCATCCCGATCTAGGTGGCATCAATCAAGTTTCATTTGCCTACTATTTTGGATCCAAAAAATCCCTAGAATGA
- a CDS encoding SDR family NAD(P)-dependent oxidoreductase, producing MKATDMGDSKKGKQIDQNEIQKAVELLQALSEQGEMLDAMPEDIRVELLKAAGKLSRPNRDEYRLRKRQIKKEKRIQKVSNDRKARALSGIRSARETPIFEAPKQLQAAHIPPTDDRVLSSPRNCYVCKKEYTTLHHFYDAMCQECGDLNYLKRFQRADMTGQVVLITGSRLKIGYHICLMMLRSGATVIATTRFPVDSANRFSKEEDFELWKDRLHIHGLDLRHIPSVELFASYVEQNFDRLDVIINNAAQTVRRPPGFYAHMMEKELLPYAQQSDRAKILLKDHHACVRDLTDYGKSLENNDGAMPVTWHGQEPGVGIRASAKLSQIPYRFDNSLEAAEIFPEGELDADLQQVDLRKTNSWRLRLGEIQTAEMLEVQLVNAVAPFVLINSLIGLMRKDYTGQKHIINVSAMEGKFHRFKKEDRHPHTNMAKAALNMMTHTSASDFAKDGIYMNAVDTGWVTDEDPIELAKKKEELHDFQPPLDIVDGAARVVDPLLDGINTGKHWCGKFLKDYFPIDW from the coding sequence TTGAAGGCAACAGACATGGGAGATAGCAAAAAAGGCAAGCAAATAGATCAAAACGAAATACAGAAAGCGGTGGAATTGCTCCAAGCACTCTCCGAGCAGGGTGAAATGCTAGATGCTATGCCTGAAGATATCCGTGTCGAACTGCTCAAAGCTGCTGGTAAGCTCTCCCGACCAAACAGAGACGAATACCGGCTAAGAAAGCGCCAAATCAAAAAGGAAAAACGGATTCAAAAAGTCTCCAACGATCGCAAAGCAAGGGCCCTGTCTGGTATCAGATCAGCACGTGAGACGCCAATATTTGAAGCGCCCAAGCAATTGCAGGCAGCGCATATCCCTCCTACCGACGACCGAGTACTGTCTTCTCCCCGCAACTGCTACGTCTGCAAGAAGGAATATACCACTCTCCACCACTTCTATGATGCCATGTGCCAGGAGTGTGGTGACCTCAACTATCTGAAGCGCTTTCAGCGTGCTGACATGACGGGACAGGTCGTATTGATCACAGGCTCCCGATTAAAAATCGGCTACCACATCTGCCTGATGATGCTGCGCTCTGGTGCTACAGTGATCGCCACGACACGATTCCCAGTGGATTCGGCCAATCGCTTCTCCAAAGAAGAGGATTTTGAGCTGTGGAAAGATCGCCTGCACATCCATGGTTTGGATCTGAGACACATCCCCAGTGTGGAGCTATTTGCCAGCTATGTCGAGCAGAATTTTGACCGTCTCGATGTAATCATCAACAATGCTGCCCAGACAGTGCGAAGACCGCCAGGGTTCTATGCCCATATGATGGAGAAGGAATTGCTACCCTATGCACAACAATCCGACAGAGCCAAAATCTTGCTCAAAGACCATCACGCCTGTGTCCGTGACCTCACTGACTATGGCAAATCACTGGAAAACAACGATGGCGCTATGCCCGTCACATGGCACGGTCAGGAACCAGGCGTAGGGATAAGAGCATCCGCCAAGCTATCGCAGATTCCATATCGCTTTGACAATTCACTGGAGGCAGCAGAGATATTCCCAGAAGGAGAACTAGATGCAGATTTGCAACAAGTAGATCTGCGCAAAACCAACAGCTGGCGACTCAGACTCGGCGAGATACAAACTGCCGAAATGCTAGAGGTACAATTGGTCAATGCCGTGGCTCCTTTCGTGCTGATCAACAGTCTGATCGGATTGATGCGCAAGGACTATACAGGGCAAAAACACATCATCAATGTCTCAGCCATGGAGGGCAAATTTCACCGGTTCAAGAAAGAAGACCGACACCCGCACACCAACATGGCCAAGGCGGCCTTGAACATGATGACACACACCTCTGCGAGTGACTTTGCCAAGGATGGCATCTACATGAATGCCGTCGATACGGGCTGGGTGACCGATGAGGATCCCATCGAACTAGCTAAAAAGAAAGAAGAGCTGCACGATTTTCAGCCTCCACTAGATATAGTCGATGGAGCCGCCAGAGTGGTCGATCCATTGTTGGATGGAATCAATACTGGCAAGCATTGGTGCGGCAAATTCCTCAAAGACTACTTTCCAATAGACTGGTAA
- a CDS encoding alpha/beta fold hydrolase gives MNQIKYKNAVVDGVSIAYREVGVPSKPTILLLHGYPSSSHQYRKVLNHLGSEFHLIAPDYPGFGNSDFPSPDIYEYTFDNIAHTMQSFIKLKGLDSYAIMMQDYGAPIGFRIATANPEKVTAIITQNGNAYEEGMGEAWSGIKEFWKNRNESTEKALLPAFTLEGLKWQYTHGTRNPENINPDTWHLDYLRMSRPNAHKVNLDLWYDYQSNLKLYPKWQQYLRDNQPPTLVVWGKNDEYFPESGAEAFKKDIKKIDYNIYNTGHFALEENGDEIISKIRDFMNAL, from the coding sequence ATGAATCAAATTAAATACAAAAATGCAGTAGTTGACGGTGTGTCAATTGCTTATCGGGAAGTTGGGGTTCCAAGTAAACCCACAATTTTATTGTTGCACGGTTACCCATCATCGTCACATCAATACAGAAAAGTGCTTAATCATTTGGGGAGTGAATTTCACTTAATAGCACCAGATTATCCAGGTTTTGGTAATAGTGATTTTCCATCTCCTGACATATATGAATACACCTTTGATAATATAGCTCACACCATGCAGTCATTTATTAAATTAAAGGGATTAGACTCCTATGCCATTATGATGCAAGATTATGGAGCTCCTATCGGTTTCAGGATAGCAACTGCGAACCCAGAAAAAGTAACCGCGATTATTACTCAAAATGGGAACGCTTATGAGGAAGGTATGGGCGAAGCTTGGTCAGGCATTAAGGAATTTTGGAAAAACCGAAATGAAAGTACCGAAAAAGCGTTGCTGCCAGCATTTACGCTTGAAGGTTTAAAATGGCAATATACTCATGGCACTAGAAATCCTGAAAATATCAATCCTGATACGTGGCATTTAGATTATTTAAGAATGTCACGTCCTAATGCACATAAAGTAAATTTAGATTTATGGTACGATTACCAAAGTAATTTAAAGTTGTATCCTAAATGGCAACAGTATTTAAGGGATAATCAACCACCAACCCTAGTTGTGTGGGGTAAAAATGATGAATACTTTCCAGAAAGCGGTGCAGAAGCATTCAAAAAGGATATCAAGAAAATAGATTATAATATTTATAATACCGGACATTTTGCCCTTGAGGAAAATGGGGATGAAATAATATCCAAAATACGGGATTTTATGAATGCTTTATAA